The following coding sequences lie in one Megalodesulfovibrio gigas DSM 1382 = ATCC 19364 genomic window:
- the iorA gene encoding indolepyruvate ferredoxin oxidoreductase subunit alpha, with protein MSHPLLSATAGAVELLLGNEAIVRGALEAGIQCVACYPGTPSSEVPDTFHRISLASGEAAPYFFEYSTNEKVAMEVGAGAALAGAMTLVTMKHVGVNVAADPLMTLAYTGAPGGLVLLAADDPGCHSSQNEQDSRTYARLGFFPVFEPATVQECKDMTRDALLLARRTGRPVILRTTTRVSHMRGPCTFGPLPERTEIVPFQKDPRRFVPVPAFARPMRLALLDHMQAMVTEADASTWNPVHGQGETAVVASSIARAYLHDAVLELGEAAASRLRILDLGMSYPLPEAAITAMLQGCRQLLVLEELEPMVELEIRAMAQRLGVDIHVFGKLDEQTGGQAFARISAATGLPRFGEYDTHLVKTALCKLLDLPLPAVQACAPAQGLPMRPPNLCAGCSHRSLYYAVRQEFGDDAIYSSDIGCYTLGLLPPLKAADFLVCMGSSVSAGSGFAKFSDKPVLAFIGDSTFFHSGITGLLNAVHNRHNLLLIILDNQTTAMTGHQPHPGADAKALAMGQAQVAIEPIVRSLGVEQVLTVNPARLNTTLKALRELREMPGVKVLIAKEPCALFARRVLKQKVTVAAEVKEQGEAVDRCLETLACPAFVRTDGDVAVDSEACSGCMFCAQIAPSIKAKKK; from the coding sequence ATGAGTCATCCCTTGTTGAGCGCAACGGCTGGTGCCGTGGAATTGCTGCTGGGCAACGAAGCCATTGTTCGCGGTGCGCTGGAGGCTGGCATCCAGTGTGTCGCGTGTTATCCGGGCACGCCGTCTTCCGAAGTGCCGGACACCTTCCACCGCATCTCCCTTGCCAGCGGTGAGGCTGCCCCGTACTTTTTCGAGTACTCCACCAACGAGAAGGTGGCCATGGAGGTGGGCGCCGGCGCGGCCCTGGCCGGCGCCATGACCCTGGTGACCATGAAGCACGTGGGCGTGAACGTGGCGGCCGATCCGCTCATGACCCTGGCCTACACCGGCGCGCCCGGCGGGCTGGTGCTGCTGGCTGCGGATGATCCGGGCTGCCATTCCTCGCAGAACGAGCAGGATTCCCGCACCTATGCCCGCCTGGGATTCTTTCCCGTGTTCGAGCCGGCCACCGTGCAGGAATGCAAGGACATGACCCGCGACGCCCTGTTGCTGGCCCGGCGCACGGGCCGGCCGGTGATCCTGCGCACCACCACCCGCGTTTCCCACATGCGCGGCCCCTGCACCTTCGGCCCGTTGCCGGAGCGCACGGAGATCGTGCCATTCCAGAAGGATCCCCGCCGCTTTGTGCCGGTGCCGGCCTTTGCCCGGCCCATGCGTCTGGCCCTGCTGGACCACATGCAGGCCATGGTGACCGAGGCCGATGCATCCACCTGGAACCCCGTGCACGGTCAGGGAGAGACGGCAGTGGTTGCCTCCAGCATCGCCCGGGCCTATCTGCACGATGCCGTGCTGGAGCTGGGCGAGGCGGCGGCCTCCCGGCTGCGCATTCTGGATCTGGGCATGAGTTATCCCCTGCCCGAGGCTGCCATCACCGCCATGCTGCAGGGCTGCCGGCAGCTCCTGGTGCTGGAAGAGCTGGAACCCATGGTGGAGCTGGAAATCCGCGCCATGGCCCAGCGCCTGGGGGTGGACATTCATGTGTTCGGCAAGCTGGATGAGCAGACCGGCGGACAGGCTTTTGCCCGCATCTCTGCCGCCACGGGCCTGCCGCGCTTCGGCGAGTACGATACGCATCTGGTCAAGACGGCGTTGTGCAAGCTCCTGGATCTGCCCCTGCCTGCGGTGCAGGCCTGTGCCCCGGCCCAGGGCCTGCCCATGCGGCCACCGAACCTCTGCGCCGGCTGCTCGCACCGGTCCCTGTATTATGCCGTGCGCCAGGAATTCGGGGACGACGCCATCTATTCCTCGGACATCGGCTGTTACACCCTGGGCCTCCTGCCGCCCCTCAAGGCGGCGGACTTCCTGGTGTGCATGGGCTCGTCCGTCTCGGCCGGCTCGGGCTTTGCCAAGTTTTCGGACAAGCCCGTGCTCGCCTTCATCGGCGATTCCACCTTTTTCCATTCCGGCATCACCGGCCTGCTCAATGCCGTGCACAACCGGCACAACCTGCTGTTGATTATTCTGGACAACCAGACCACGGCCATGACCGGGCACCAGCCACATCCCGGCGCAGACGCCAAGGCCCTGGCCATGGGACAGGCGCAGGTGGCCATTGAGCCCATCGTCAGGAGTCTGGGGGTGGAACAGGTGCTCACCGTGAACCCGGCCCGGCTCAACACCACCCTCAAGGCGTTGCGCGAGCTGCGGGAAATGCCCGGCGTGAAGGTGCTCATCGCCAAGGAGCCGTGCGCGCTCTTTGCCCGGCGGGTGCTCAAGCAGAAGGTGACGGTGGCGGCGGAGGTCAAGGAACAGGGCGAGGCCGTGGATCGCTGCCTGGAAACCCTGGCCTGCCCGGCCTTTGTGCGGACGGATGGCGACGTGGCCGTGGACTCGGAAGCGTGCAGCGGCTGCATGTTCTGCGCGCAGATCGCCCCTTCCATCAAGGCGAAGAAAAAGTAG
- a CDS encoding YfgM family protein, translated as MAESSRTPSSAAASTPETSQRPGSTLISFEEAGIPREHPALVWIQNNLKMLGVVIAVIILAAAAMSLAKWNKETARKQAAEVLGSLLVNAKGETAAAELEAFAQAAPEPVRTGAMLSLAELLMASEEYAKAADVWAGIALKASQPMKTTAGIGQAQALVLAGKAQEALALVRTLEQGAPASFEKSLLRLKAQAAEAAGEYQDAIAAWATMMEKESSQQTAFYRQVMARLELLKAEKKSS; from the coding sequence ATGGCAGAGTCGTCGCGCACTCCTTCGTCCGCTGCTGCTTCCACTCCTGAGACGTCCCAGCGTCCCGGGTCCACTCTCATTTCTTTCGAAGAGGCGGGCATCCCTCGCGAGCATCCGGCCCTTGTCTGGATACAGAACAATCTCAAGATGCTGGGCGTGGTGATCGCGGTGATCATCCTGGCGGCGGCGGCCATGTCCCTGGCCAAATGGAACAAGGAGACCGCCCGCAAGCAGGCGGCGGAGGTCCTTGGCTCGCTGCTGGTGAACGCCAAGGGCGAGACGGCGGCCGCGGAGCTGGAGGCCTTTGCCCAGGCTGCGCCGGAGCCGGTGCGCACCGGGGCGATGCTCTCCCTGGCCGAGCTGCTCATGGCCAGCGAAGAATACGCCAAGGCGGCGGATGTCTGGGCGGGCATTGCCCTCAAGGCGTCCCAGCCCATGAAGACCACCGCCGGCATTGGCCAGGCGCAGGCCCTGGTGCTGGCTGGCAAGGCCCAGGAGGCCCTGGCCCTGGTGCGCACCCTGGAGCAGGGCGCGCCGGCCAGTTTCGAGAAGTCTCTGTTGCGGCTGAAGGCCCAGGCGGCCGAGGCGGCAGGCGAATACCAGGACGCCATTGCGGCCTGGGCGACCATGATGGAGAAGGAATCCAGCCAGCAGACGGCGTTTTATCGCCAGGTCATGGCCCGGCTTGAGCTGTTGAAGGCTGAGAAGAAATCCTCATAA